A single genomic interval of Streptomyces sp. NBC_00663 harbors:
- a CDS encoding type I polyketide synthase yields the protein MRAFDAAAVRQLIAERVASWLGTAVADVPMDRQLAELGMSSRDAIALTAELSRVTGCELPPTLLWEAPTVQALVARLCGTAPGPAPLVMAPGAPGEPVAVVGVGCRLPGGVHGPGDYWRLLCEGVDAIRRVPEDRWRDFTAFPPADAHPYGGYLDDIAGFDADFFRITPREAAVMDPQQRILLEVVHEALDHAAVPAASLAGTATGVFVGVSAPEYGQLTGADPDTVDPWAPAGAALSVTAGRLAYVLDTRGPCLAVDTACSSSLVAVHHACVSLRAGESDTAIAAGVNLLLSPSITVAFRRAGALAPDGRCKPFSAVADGIGRGEGCAAVVLKRLSHAERDGDRVLAVIRTTAVNSDGRSNGLMAPNPAAQRALLETAYARAGLTPAHVDHVEAHGTGTPLGDPIEAGALDAVLGPGRDPDQPLLLGSVKGNLGHLEAAAGVAGLVKTVLALHHDLIPPSLHGEDGDALRGTRLRLVSEPEPWPRYGGTATAGVSGFGFGGTNAHVVLEEWRPLGPPPAPDDDAPAARLHLLSDADPERVRDTAGRLAAWLRTPEGRAAHPADVARTLAGRTGRGPVRAAIVARDRDELTTALDELADGRPHERVMTGDRDLVGSGTVWVFSGYGTQWSGMGCRLLAEEPAFAAAVEKLDPQLAEECGGLSLYDHLASGTGLDRLETAQPLLFGTQLALAELWRSYGVEPAAVIGHSMGEVAAGVCAGALDVSDGARVIAVRARLLNGLRGGAMAVVDLDDSELDQLERDFPGVAVAVHSSPRQKVVTGAEAAVERLVGRLRQEGRAARAMRVVGAGHSPQVDPLLPALTEALAGVRGRRARVPVYSTVLDDPRGVSTFDAAHWAANLRRPVRLDRALDAAAADGHTAFVEISPHPVLTGAVTDTVPGALALATVRRDADGSAAFAGQLGALYAAGQPLPLSAGRVVDLPGPRWRHARHWWTDGRAGAAAQRPTVVDHGAAPDTGEHSPVLARLSHHIAAVSGHSPARVTPTAALADLGLDSLMAVRVRTAVEREFGVELSLRDLLGAATVAEAAVRVEQALPRSAGGATPRPLRATGSRPPLFLVHAAGGPTTVYKALAEALDAEQPVFGLDRIDEARTVAEKARRYAEAIDAARPNGPVLLGGWSFGGFVAQETARQLAAAGRDIPLVVLIDSVRPLPRPGLTPGDRIRAHFEGFAGHVAETYGVRLELPYDDLVAMDDDRDRIDAVLQTVREAVDVPPAALAHQRSSYLDLRIGEAHRPGRYDGPVLLYRATEPAPHTVRDPAYERDDETLGWDEVCPGLEVVPVHGHHLALLDPPCVDEIATHLDRALAERAPAR from the coding sequence ATGAGGGCCTTCGACGCGGCGGCGGTGCGGCAGCTCATCGCCGAGCGGGTGGCGTCCTGGCTCGGTACGGCCGTGGCGGACGTGCCGATGGACCGGCAGCTCGCGGAGCTGGGCATGTCGTCACGGGACGCGATCGCCCTGACCGCGGAGCTGTCCCGCGTCACGGGCTGCGAACTGCCGCCGACCCTGCTGTGGGAGGCGCCGACCGTGCAGGCGCTGGTGGCACGGTTGTGCGGTACAGCCCCTGGGCCCGCGCCGCTGGTCATGGCGCCGGGTGCGCCGGGCGAGCCCGTCGCGGTCGTCGGCGTCGGCTGCCGGCTGCCGGGCGGGGTGCACGGGCCGGGTGACTACTGGCGGCTGCTGTGCGAGGGCGTGGACGCGATCCGGCGCGTGCCCGAGGACCGCTGGCGGGACTTCACCGCCTTCCCGCCCGCCGACGCGCATCCCTACGGCGGTTATCTCGACGACATCGCCGGGTTCGACGCGGACTTCTTCCGCATCACTCCGCGCGAGGCGGCGGTGATGGACCCCCAGCAGCGGATCCTGCTGGAGGTCGTCCACGAGGCCCTCGATCACGCCGCCGTCCCGGCCGCGTCCCTGGCGGGCACGGCCACGGGTGTCTTCGTCGGGGTGTCCGCGCCGGAGTACGGGCAGTTGACCGGCGCCGATCCCGACACGGTGGATCCATGGGCGCCGGCCGGTGCGGCGCTGAGCGTGACCGCGGGCCGGCTGGCGTACGTCCTGGACACGCGGGGGCCGTGCCTGGCCGTGGACACCGCCTGTTCGTCCTCGCTGGTCGCGGTCCACCACGCCTGCGTCAGTCTGCGGGCGGGCGAGAGCGACACGGCGATCGCCGCGGGCGTCAATCTGCTGCTGTCGCCGTCCATCACGGTCGCCTTCCGGCGGGCGGGCGCCCTCGCACCGGACGGGCGGTGCAAGCCGTTCTCCGCGGTGGCCGACGGCATCGGGCGCGGCGAGGGCTGCGCGGCCGTGGTGCTGAAACGGCTCTCGCACGCCGAGCGGGACGGCGACCGGGTGCTGGCGGTGATCCGTACGACGGCCGTCAACTCCGACGGCCGGTCCAACGGCCTCATGGCCCCCAACCCGGCAGCCCAGCGGGCCCTGTTGGAGACGGCCTACGCCCGCGCCGGGCTCACCCCGGCGCACGTGGACCACGTCGAGGCGCACGGCACCGGCACCCCGCTCGGCGACCCGATCGAGGCGGGCGCGCTCGACGCGGTCCTCGGTCCCGGCCGCGACCCCGACCAGCCGCTGCTGCTGGGCTCGGTCAAGGGCAACCTGGGCCATCTGGAGGCCGCCGCGGGGGTCGCCGGACTGGTGAAGACCGTTCTCGCCCTGCACCACGACCTCATCCCGCCCTCCCTGCACGGCGAAGACGGCGACGCCCTGCGCGGCACCCGGCTGCGCCTGGTGAGCGAGCCCGAGCCGTGGCCCCGCTACGGCGGCACGGCCACCGCCGGGGTCTCCGGATTCGGGTTCGGCGGCACCAACGCCCATGTGGTGCTGGAGGAATGGCGCCCCCTCGGCCCGCCTCCCGCCCCGGACGACGACGCTCCCGCCGCCCGTCTGCACCTCCTCTCCGACGCCGACCCCGAGCGCGTCCGCGACACCGCGGGCCGGCTCGCCGCCTGGCTGCGGACACCCGAGGGGCGCGCGGCGCACCCCGCCGACGTGGCGCGCACACTCGCGGGCCGCACCGGCCGCGGTCCGGTCCGGGCGGCGATCGTGGCCCGCGACCGCGACGAACTCACCACCGCCCTGGACGAGTTGGCGGACGGTCGGCCGCACGAGCGGGTCATGACCGGCGACCGTGACCTGGTGGGCTCCGGCACGGTCTGGGTCTTCTCCGGTTACGGCACCCAGTGGTCCGGCATGGGATGCCGACTGCTCGCCGAGGAACCCGCGTTCGCCGCCGCCGTGGAAAAACTCGACCCGCAGCTCGCCGAGGAGTGCGGTGGCCTGTCCCTGTACGACCACCTCGCGTCCGGCACCGGCCTGGACCGACTGGAGACGGCCCAACCCCTGCTGTTCGGCACGCAGTTGGCACTCGCCGAGCTGTGGCGGTCGTACGGCGTCGAACCCGCGGCCGTGATCGGCCACTCCATGGGCGAGGTGGCGGCCGGTGTGTGCGCCGGCGCCCTCGACGTGAGCGACGGGGCCCGTGTCATCGCCGTGCGCGCCCGGCTGCTGAACGGGCTGCGGGGTGGCGCGATGGCCGTCGTGGACCTCGACGACTCCGAACTCGACCAGCTGGAGCGGGACTTCCCGGGCGTGGCGGTCGCCGTCCACTCCTCGCCGCGGCAGAAGGTGGTGACGGGGGCGGAGGCGGCGGTCGAGCGGCTGGTGGGCCGGCTGCGCCAGGAGGGCCGGGCCGCGCGGGCGATGCGGGTGGTGGGCGCCGGGCACTCCCCGCAGGTCGACCCGCTGCTGCCGGCGCTGACCGAGGCGCTGGCCGGGGTGCGGGGGCGCCGGGCGCGGGTCCCGGTGTACTCCACCGTCCTCGACGACCCGCGCGGCGTCAGCACGTTCGACGCCGCGCACTGGGCCGCGAACCTCCGCCGCCCGGTTCGCCTGGACCGGGCCCTCGACGCGGCGGCGGCCGACGGGCACACCGCGTTCGTCGAGATCTCGCCGCACCCGGTGCTCACGGGCGCGGTCACCGACACCGTGCCCGGCGCGCTCGCGCTGGCCACCGTGCGCCGTGACGCCGACGGATCGGCCGCGTTCGCCGGGCAGTTGGGCGCCCTGTACGCGGCGGGCCAACCGCTGCCGCTGTCGGCCGGCCGGGTCGTCGACCTGCCCGGGCCGCGCTGGCGGCACGCACGGCACTGGTGGACGGACGGGAGGGCGGGGGCGGCGGCCCAGCGACCCACCGTGGTCGACCACGGTGCCGCCCCGGACACAGGGGAGCACTCGCCCGTCCTGGCCCGACTGAGCCATCACATCGCCGCCGTGTCCGGCCATTCCCCGGCCCGGGTCACCCCCACCGCCGCGCTCGCCGATCTCGGTCTGGACTCCCTCATGGCGGTGCGTGTCCGTACCGCCGTCGAGCGCGAGTTCGGTGTCGAGCTGTCCCTGCGCGACCTGCTCGGTGCCGCCACGGTCGCCGAGGCGGCCGTCCGCGTCGAGCAGGCGCTCCCCCGATCGGCCGGTGGCGCGACCCCGCGTCCCTTGCGCGCCACCGGCTCCCGGCCGCCGCTGTTCCTCGTGCACGCGGCGGGCGGTCCGACCACCGTGTACAAGGCGCTCGCCGAAGCCCTCGACGCCGAGCAGCCGGTGTTCGGCCTCGACCGGATCGACGAGGCCCGTACGGTGGCGGAGAAGGCACGCCGGTACGCCGAGGCGATCGACGCCGCCCGCCCGAACGGCCCCGTACTGCTGGGAGGTTGGTCCTTCGGCGGCTTCGTCGCCCAGGAGACCGCCCGGCAACTGGCCGCCGCCGGACGGGACATACCGCTCGTGGTGCTCATCGACTCCGTACGCCCCCTCCCCCGGCCCGGGCTGACGCCGGGCGACCGGATCCGCGCCCACTTCGAGGGGTTCGCGGGGCATGTCGCCGAAACCTACGGTGTGCGCCTGGAGTTGCCGTACGACGACCTGGTGGCGATGGACGACGACAGGGACCGTATCGACGCCGTGCTCCAAACCGTACGGGAGGCCGTCGACGTGCCGCCCGCCGCGTTGGCGCACCAACGGTCCTCCTATCTGGACCTGAGGATCGGTGAGGCGCACCGGCCCGGTCGGTACGACGGCCCGGTGCTGCTCTACCGGGCCACCGAACCGGCGCCGCACACGGTGCGGGACCCGGCCTACGAACGCGACGACGAGACGCTGGGCTGGGACGAGGTGTGCCCGGGGCTGGAGGTCGTACCCGTGCACGGTCATCATCTGGCGCTGCTCGACCCGCCGTGCGTCGACGAGATCGCCACTCATCTGGACCGGGCGCTCGCCGAGCGCGCCCCCGCTCGCTGA
- a CDS encoding cutinase family protein, with protein sequence MRIRVCLAALSLLGGAGVITLTAPAASAAACTDIDVVAARGTFEPGTLGLIVGDPVYSALQKKITGKTLSSYKVNYPADLSLTSAAQGNADLVNHVRQQAASCPNQRFVLVGYSQGANVVDNSIGISSEGAVVGSPIVATLPNAVEPKVAAVLLFGNPIRALGKSVTGVYQSRTIDFCATGDPVCENGGNDVGAHLGYTANADAAASFAAGRV encoded by the coding sequence ATGCGTATCCGTGTATGCCTGGCCGCGCTCTCGCTGCTCGGCGGAGCCGGCGTCATCACCCTCACCGCACCCGCGGCCTCGGCCGCGGCCTGCACGGACATCGACGTCGTCGCGGCCCGCGGCACGTTCGAGCCGGGCACGCTCGGCCTCATCGTCGGCGACCCCGTGTATTCCGCGCTGCAAAAGAAAATCACCGGAAAGACCCTCTCCAGCTACAAGGTGAACTATCCGGCGGACCTCTCCCTGACGTCTGCCGCACAGGGCAACGCGGATCTGGTGAATCACGTCAGGCAACAGGCCGCCTCCTGTCCGAACCAGCGTTTCGTCCTCGTCGGCTATTCGCAGGGCGCGAACGTCGTCGACAACTCCATCGGCATCAGCAGCGAGGGCGCGGTGGTCGGCAGTCCCATCGTCGCCACCCTGCCGAACGCGGTCGAGCCGAAGGTCGCCGCCGTGCTGCTGTTCGGCAATCCGATCCGGGCCCTCGGCAAGAGCGTCACCGGCGTCTACCAGAGCCGCACGATCGACTTCTGCGCCACGGGCGACCCCGTCTGCGAGAACGGCGGGAACGACGTCGGGGCGCATCTGGGCTACACGGCGAACGCCGACGCGGCGGCCTCGTTCGCGGCGGGCAGGGTCTGA
- a CDS encoding helix-turn-helix domain-containing protein produces the protein MAFPTPRDLTNGTGATQVPAELAGLLRAQLTAVADQVEEEVRRQVPEYAQPPDGPYGRNLRAGVVQALTLFVDHIADPRDDGESIAATYYALGRGVAREGRSLDVLQSALRVGGMHAWRCMGRTAETLGLDSTVVAALGELAFQTVHEVAEAAAAGYSEGQLRSTDELERRRRRLLELLLGEGPVAPEAVQKLAHGARWTVPRHVAVVVLAGAPDRREEDRPLASSGALVDMESRPPRMLVPDPDGSGRWAGRSFTLALRGRPAAIGPTVPLGEAAQSLRWATRALGLMGRGILPRQDVVRCADHLSTLLLHADEPLLGQLGARALAPLETVSAGQRARLSETLLAWLLSGSNVPDVAGRLHVHPQTVRYRLRQLEKLFGDALHDPDARLEMILALRAESTQPRPN, from the coding sequence ATGGCGTTCCCCACCCCGCGCGACCTGACGAACGGCACGGGGGCAACCCAGGTGCCGGCCGAGCTGGCCGGGCTGCTGCGCGCCCAACTCACCGCCGTCGCCGACCAGGTGGAGGAGGAGGTCCGCCGCCAGGTCCCCGAGTACGCCCAGCCGCCCGACGGGCCGTACGGCAGAAACCTGAGGGCCGGGGTGGTGCAGGCGCTCACCCTGTTCGTGGACCACATCGCCGACCCGCGCGACGACGGGGAGTCGATCGCCGCGACGTACTACGCCCTGGGGCGCGGTGTGGCCCGGGAGGGCCGCAGCCTGGACGTGCTCCAGTCCGCCCTGCGCGTGGGCGGCATGCACGCCTGGCGCTGCATGGGCCGCACCGCGGAGACACTCGGGCTGGACTCGACCGTCGTGGCCGCGCTGGGCGAACTGGCGTTCCAGACGGTGCACGAGGTCGCCGAGGCCGCGGCGGCGGGCTACTCGGAAGGCCAGCTGCGCAGCACCGACGAGCTGGAGCGGCGCCGCCGGCGGCTGCTCGAACTGCTGCTGGGTGAGGGCCCGGTGGCGCCGGAGGCGGTGCAGAAGCTGGCGCACGGCGCGCGGTGGACGGTGCCCCGGCACGTCGCCGTCGTGGTGCTCGCCGGCGCCCCCGACCGGCGCGAGGAGGACCGGCCGCTGGCCTCGTCGGGGGCGCTGGTGGACATGGAGTCCCGGCCGCCCCGCATGCTGGTGCCCGATCCCGACGGCTCCGGTAGATGGGCGGGCCGCAGCTTCACCCTCGCGTTACGCGGGCGTCCGGCCGCGATCGGTCCGACGGTGCCGCTCGGCGAGGCGGCGCAGTCGCTGCGCTGGGCCACCCGGGCTCTCGGGCTGATGGGGCGCGGCATCCTCCCCCGGCAGGACGTGGTGCGCTGCGCCGACCATCTGTCGACGCTGCTGCTCCACGCCGACGAGCCGCTGCTCGGCCAGTTGGGGGCCCGCGCCCTCGCCCCGCTCGAGACGGTGTCGGCGGGGCAGCGCGCACGGCTCAGCGAGACGCTGCTGGCCTGGCTGCTCAGCGGCAGCAACGTCCCGGACGTCGCCGGCCGACTGCACGTCCATCCGCAGACGGTCCGCTACCGTCTGCGCCAGCTGGAGAAGCTGTTCGGCGACGCCCTGCACGATCCGGACGCCCGCCTGGAGATGATCCTGGCGCTGCGCGCGGAATCCACGCAACCGCGACCGAACTGA
- a CDS encoding fatty acyl-AMP ligase, translating into MDSRHPPLSPTCPTLPEYVRHWAATTPDRRALTFVEYPAPHSRGVHRTLTWRRLDLRVRALAARLAERAEPGARVALLCPQGIEYVTGFLAALTAGLIAVPLYPPGLPGHADRLSGVLADARCSAVVTTSRVRQEVAELCARTAPDPMRIVCADEVPDDAADGDRQPAAPDAEAIAYLQYTSGSTRAPAGVEITHGNVVANARQALSAYGADAHPVTCVGWLPLYHDMGLVLSVAAPVVRGALSVLMDPAAFLNEPVRWLRLLGTHPRALSAAPNFAYDYCAGAVTDAQKADLRLDGVAALINGSEPVRPGTADRFHAAFADRGLPATAHCPSYGLAEATVFVSAARPGEPLGRFALDRDALAAGKALPARPDDPRAVLLAGCGTPAGQRVRIADPVGRAVLAEGEVGEIWVQGPNVGRGYWGRGEESERVFGAEFGGGPDAPGGRWLRTGDLGAVLDGQLIVTGRLKDLVIVDGRNHYPQDLEATAQDAHPAVRRDRLAVFAVPGAAAERVVVVAEHVRTVSLAELDVPGVVRAVRGAVSGRHGLRLADIVLVPPGAVARTSSGKVSRALTRARYLEGAYQRAGDAQADGTPAPPPSAGPVSEAAG; encoded by the coding sequence ATGGACAGCCGCCACCCCCCGCTCTCCCCCACGTGCCCGACCCTGCCCGAGTACGTGCGGCACTGGGCCGCGACCACGCCCGACCGGCGGGCGCTCACCTTCGTCGAGTACCCGGCGCCGCACTCCCGCGGTGTCCACCGGACCCTGACCTGGCGGCGGCTGGACCTGCGGGTGCGCGCGCTCGCCGCCCGGCTCGCCGAGAGGGCCGAACCGGGGGCGCGGGTCGCGCTGTTGTGTCCGCAGGGCATCGAGTACGTCACCGGGTTCCTGGCGGCGCTCACAGCCGGGCTGATCGCCGTACCGCTGTATCCGCCCGGCCTGCCCGGGCACGCGGACCGGCTCTCGGGAGTGCTGGCCGACGCGCGTTGCTCGGCCGTCGTGACCACGAGTCGGGTGCGGCAGGAGGTGGCGGAGCTCTGCGCACGGACCGCGCCGGACCCGATGCGGATCGTCTGCGCCGACGAGGTGCCGGACGACGCCGCGGACGGCGACCGGCAGCCGGCCGCACCGGATGCCGAGGCGATCGCCTATCTCCAGTACACCTCCGGTTCGACGCGGGCTCCGGCCGGGGTGGAGATCACTCATGGCAACGTCGTCGCCAACGCCCGGCAGGCGCTGAGCGCCTACGGTGCCGATGCCCACCCGGTGACCTGTGTGGGCTGGCTGCCGCTCTACCACGACATGGGGCTGGTGCTGAGCGTCGCCGCACCCGTGGTGCGCGGTGCGCTGTCGGTGCTGATGGACCCGGCCGCCTTCCTCAACGAGCCCGTACGGTGGCTGCGGCTGCTCGGCACGCATCCGCGGGCCCTCAGCGCGGCACCCAACTTCGCGTACGACTACTGCGCCGGCGCCGTCACCGACGCGCAGAAGGCCGACCTGCGTCTCGACGGGGTCGCCGCGCTGATCAACGGCAGCGAGCCGGTCCGCCCCGGCACGGCCGACCGCTTCCACGCCGCCTTCGCCGACCGGGGCCTGCCCGCCACGGCGCACTGTCCCTCGTACGGGCTGGCCGAGGCCACCGTCTTCGTCAGTGCCGCCCGGCCGGGTGAGCCGCTCGGCCGGTTCGCCCTGGACCGGGACGCCCTCGCCGCCGGGAAGGCCCTGCCCGCGCGGCCCGACGACCCCAGGGCCGTGCTGCTGGCCGGCTGCGGCACCCCGGCGGGGCAGCGGGTGCGGATCGCCGACCCCGTCGGCCGTGCCGTCCTGGCCGAGGGGGAGGTCGGGGAGATCTGGGTGCAGGGACCCAACGTCGGGCGCGGCTACTGGGGTCGGGGGGAGGAGAGCGAGCGGGTCTTCGGGGCGGAGTTCGGTGGCGGCCCGGACGCGCCGGGCGGGCGGTGGCTGCGCACCGGGGACCTGGGCGCGGTGCTGGACGGGCAGTTGATCGTCACCGGGCGGCTCAAGGACCTCGTCATCGTCGACGGGCGCAATCACTATCCGCAGGACCTGGAGGCCACGGCCCAGGACGCGCATCCGGCGGTACGGCGCGACCGGCTCGCCGTGTTCGCCGTGCCGGGTGCCGCGGCTGAGCGGGTGGTGGTGGTCGCCGAGCACGTACGGACCGTGTCCCTGGCCGAGTTGGACGTGCCGGGTGTGGTGCGGGCCGTGCGTGGCGCGGTGTCCGGGCGGCACGGGCTGCGGCTCGCCGACATCGTGCTCGTGCCGCCGGGCGCCGTCGCCCGCACGTCCAGCGGCAAGGTGTCGCGGGCGCTGACGCGGGCTCGGTATCTGGAAGGGGCGTATCAGCGAGCCGGCGACGCGCAGGCAGACGGCACACCGGCTCCCCCGCCCTCCGCCGGCCCCGTCTCCGAGGCCGCCGGATGA
- a CDS encoding alpha/beta hydrolase, translated as MPDRITRVSRRTVAKAATAAGLAVLFGTATGTGRARAATQVGPRTFDVSVPSAALRRSAPVRLILPSGFGTQPTRTYPVLYLLHGAHDDYTSWTRETDIEAFTEGRELIVAMPDAGPTGIPSVWRDGSDYETFQVTEVPALLARDYRASGVRAVAGVSTGGYGAMAHAARHPGAFAAAASYSGVLDTTAPGVPAIVDAIVARENLPAASLWGNPILSLLIWRDFNPRARADGLRGTSLYVSQGSGLLGGGGDPLPGVLESALWPSAHTFADVLARLAIPVASHFYSGGGHSWAYWKGEFTASWPMLARALGVPE; from the coding sequence ATGCCCGACCGCATCACCAGAGTGTCCCGGCGCACCGTCGCCAAGGCGGCGACCGCCGCCGGTCTGGCCGTTCTGTTCGGCACCGCGACCGGCACCGGCCGCGCCCGGGCCGCGACCCAGGTGGGGCCGCGTACGTTCGACGTGTCCGTGCCCTCCGCCGCCCTGCGGCGCAGCGCGCCGGTGCGGCTGATCCTGCCGTCGGGTTTCGGCACCCAGCCGACGCGGACGTATCCGGTCCTGTATCTCCTGCACGGCGCCCACGACGACTACACGTCCTGGACGCGGGAGACGGACATCGAGGCGTTCACCGAGGGCCGCGAGCTGATCGTGGCGATGCCGGACGCGGGGCCGACCGGCATTCCCAGTGTCTGGCGCGACGGCTCCGACTACGAGACCTTCCAGGTGACGGAGGTCCCCGCGCTGCTCGCCCGGGACTACCGGGCCTCCGGTGTGCGGGCAGTGGCCGGGGTGTCGACCGGCGGGTACGGGGCGATGGCGCACGCGGCCCGGCATCCGGGCGCGTTCGCCGCCGCGGCCTCCTACAGCGGTGTCCTGGACACCACCGCGCCCGGGGTGCCCGCCATCGTGGACGCGATCGTGGCCCGGGAGAACCTCCCAGCCGCCTCCCTGTGGGGCAATCCGATCCTCAGCCTGCTCATCTGGCGGGACTTCAATCCCCGTGCCCGAGCGGACGGACTGCGCGGCACCTCTCTGTACGTCTCCCAGGGCAGCGGTCTCCTCGGGGGCGGCGGCGATCCGCTGCCTGGCGTGCTGGAGAGCGCCCTGTGGCCGTCCGCGCACACCTTCGCCGACGTGCTGGCGCGGCTCGCCATCCCGGTGGCGAGCCACTTCTACTCGGGAGGAGGGCACAGCTGGGCCTACTGGAAAGGGGAGTTCACCGCGTCGTGGCCGATGCTCGCCCGTGCCCTGGGCGTGCCGGAGTGA
- a CDS encoding TetR/AcrR family transcriptional regulator: MTGSVAPRKPAAQRRAEILEAADAEFAANGLAGARLEAIAARVGVSHPRVVQMFGSKRNLFLEVVHAAFDRIEATFENAEPTLVALGDAYGRLLRSQRTVGMVVMQGYAAGADEAVREAVGRRHLQLQHLVARLSGADMLQVRTFFATGLVLTVTLLLELPDVRADMTWSAWILGLAAPSAEES, translated from the coding sequence GTGACGGGGTCCGTCGCACCCCGCAAGCCTGCCGCCCAGCGGCGCGCGGAGATCCTCGAAGCGGCGGACGCCGAGTTCGCCGCGAACGGGCTCGCGGGGGCGCGTCTGGAGGCCATCGCCGCGCGCGTGGGGGTCTCGCACCCGCGTGTCGTGCAGATGTTCGGCTCCAAGCGGAACCTGTTCCTGGAAGTCGTCCACGCGGCGTTCGACAGGATCGAGGCGACCTTCGAGAACGCCGAACCGACGCTCGTCGCCCTCGGTGACGCCTACGGCCGTCTGCTCCGGAGCCAACGCACCGTCGGCATGGTCGTGATGCAGGGCTACGCCGCCGGGGCCGACGAGGCCGTACGCGAGGCGGTGGGGCGCCGCCACCTCCAACTCCAGCACCTGGTCGCCCGGTTGTCGGGCGCGGACATGCTCCAGGTACGCACCTTCTTTGCGACCGGCCTGGTGCTGACGGTCACCCTGCTGCTCGAACTCCCCGACGTACGCGCCGACATGACCTGGAGCGCCTGGATCCTCGGCCTGGCGGCCCCGTCCGCCGAGGAGTCCTAG
- a CDS encoding endonuclease/exonuclease/phosphatase family protein gives MFGRGARWCAGAVIAVGVLLLGSSAPRGAVIGRPLPVGAATDVVPNRVMTWNMCNPCKQANVDRAAEIATYAPQVIGLQEACASDVARIRDYLQGLYGLTYHVEYGTVLQKWGRCGGVPWNPGGYGQAILSAAPMTDPVLVEYPDGGSEDRGYMAVTTTVDGRQVRVFNTHFAQRRQESVRAEQADVLAKAVARYDRAIVVGDFNATPETPELAPLWALAEDTDPQCRPTASGACDTTTDWHSKFDYVFLRDVTSLRHEVHPTAYSDHDLLQADLDLT, from the coding sequence GTGTTCGGACGGGGCGCGCGGTGGTGTGCGGGAGCGGTGATCGCGGTCGGCGTGCTGCTCCTCGGCTCCAGCGCGCCGAGAGGCGCGGTCATCGGCAGACCGCTGCCGGTCGGCGCGGCCACGGACGTGGTGCCCAACCGGGTCATGACGTGGAACATGTGCAACCCGTGCAAGCAGGCCAACGTCGACCGGGCGGCGGAGATCGCCACGTACGCGCCCCAGGTCATCGGGTTGCAGGAAGCGTGCGCGAGTGATGTGGCGAGGATCCGGGACTATCTCCAGGGTCTGTACGGGCTGACGTACCACGTCGAGTACGGGACGGTGCTACAGAAGTGGGGCCGTTGCGGGGGAGTGCCATGGAACCCCGGGGGTTACGGCCAGGCGATCCTCTCGGCGGCGCCGATGACCGACCCGGTCCTCGTGGAGTATCCCGACGGCGGTTCCGAGGACCGCGGGTACATGGCGGTCACCACCACGGTGGACGGCCGGCAGGTCCGGGTCTTCAACACGCACTTCGCCCAGCGGCGCCAGGAGTCGGTCCGCGCCGAGCAGGCCGACGTGCTCGCCAAGGCCGTGGCCCGGTACGACCGCGCGATCGTGGTCGGCGACTTCAACGCCACGCCGGAGACCCCCGAACTCGCCCCGCTCTGGGCCCTGGCCGAGGACACCGACCCCCAGTGCCGCCCCACGGCCTCCGGCGCCTGCGACACGACGACCGACTGGCACAGCAAGTTCGACTATGTCTTCCTGCGCGATGTCACCTCCCTCCGGCACGAGGTCCACCCCACCGCGTACTCGGACCACGACCTGCTGCAAGCGGACCTCGACCTGACCTGA
- a CDS encoding ester cyclase encodes MTTNVIDPAASDTDAVEEFCARWEQAWNTHDGDAVAAMCAQDLVYDEPALGRTVYGPDSIRGFVAGMAQSFPDYSFTRTGLYGEVTRRAVLVAWRFSGTHAGTGRRVEFHGDDRLELGEDGLITAYRCLYDNSFVVKQIKGEAAGA; translated from the coding sequence ATGACGACGAACGTGATCGACCCGGCGGCCTCCGACACCGACGCCGTGGAGGAGTTCTGCGCCCGATGGGAGCAGGCGTGGAACACGCATGACGGTGACGCCGTGGCGGCGATGTGCGCGCAGGACCTCGTCTACGACGAACCGGCGCTGGGGAGGACGGTGTACGGGCCGGACTCCATCCGGGGTTTCGTGGCGGGGATGGCCCAGTCGTTCCCGGACTACTCGTTCACGCGCACGGGGTTGTACGGGGAAGTGACCCGGCGTGCGGTGCTGGTCGCGTGGCGGTTCTCGGGTACGCACGCGGGTACCGGGCGGCGTGTCGAGTTCCACGGCGACGACCGCCTGGAGCTGGGGGAGGACGGGCTGATCACGGCCTATCGGTGCCTGTACGACAACAGCTTCGTGGTGAAGCAGATCAAGGGCGAGGCGGCCGGAGCGTGA